The following are encoded in a window of Mycobacterium sp. ELW1 genomic DNA:
- a CDS encoding nitroreductase family deazaflavin-dependent oxidoreductase — protein MQLPQWLARFNRYVTNPVQRLWAGFVPTMGILEHVGRRSGARYRTPWSLSETGAPALAGTPPPLTVFTTDDGIAILLTYGPDRDWLKNISAAGGGRLKRYGRTFTVSNPRVMPKTEAAHHVSAAWRPLFTMLPFESAVLLTRS, from the coding sequence ATGCAACTGCCGCAATGGCTGGCCAGGTTCAACCGGTACGTCACCAATCCGGTGCAGCGGCTGTGGGCCGGCTTCGTGCCGACGATGGGGATCCTCGAACACGTCGGACGCCGCTCCGGGGCGCGGTACCGGACCCCCTGGAGTCTCTCCGAGACGGGCGCCCCCGCGCTAGCCGGCACGCCACCCCCCTTGACGGTGTTCACCACCGACGACGGCATCGCGATCCTGCTCACCTACGGCCCTGACCGGGATTGGCTGAAGAACATCAGCGCGGCCGGCGGCGGCCGGCTCAAACGCTACGGGCGCACCTTCACCGTGAGCAATCCTCGGGTGATGCCCAAAACTGAAGCTGCCCATCATGTTTCAGCAGCGTGGCGTCCACTGTTCACGATGCTGCCGTTCGAATCCGCCGTACTGCTGACCCGCTCCTGA
- a CDS encoding metallophosphoesterase — MTGDPHQLIRRQLIRHGAWFGAAVGLAVVGGEVLSHVASAPAATDTRPTLRFAQISDSHIGFTGTANADVTGSFERAIRQINNLGYTPDFVIHTGDLTHLATPAQFDQVNQMMAGLNTPHVFTVPGEHDSVDDAGQKYRSVFGAGTRGDGWYSFDIAGVHVIGLVNTLNLKKLGHLGADQLEFIEKDVASLSSDTPIIVFSHIPLFAMYPDWGWGTDDATQALSYLRRFSSVTCLNGHVHQLFSKTEDNVTFYSATTTAYPLPHPGDGPAPKPLTLPAGQLKDALGIREVSYTRGQNVLALKEETLQ, encoded by the coding sequence ATGACCGGCGACCCGCACCAGCTGATCCGGCGCCAGCTGATCCGGCACGGTGCCTGGTTCGGTGCAGCCGTCGGACTGGCCGTCGTCGGCGGCGAGGTGCTGTCTCACGTCGCGAGCGCGCCGGCTGCCACCGACACCCGGCCCACGTTGCGGTTCGCTCAGATCAGCGACAGTCACATCGGGTTCACCGGTACCGCCAATGCCGACGTCACGGGATCCTTCGAGCGGGCCATCCGGCAGATCAACAATCTCGGGTACACCCCTGATTTCGTCATCCACACCGGTGACCTCACCCACCTGGCCACCCCGGCCCAGTTCGACCAGGTCAACCAGATGATGGCCGGCCTCAACACCCCGCACGTCTTCACCGTGCCGGGCGAGCACGACTCGGTGGACGACGCCGGGCAGAAGTACCGGTCGGTGTTCGGCGCGGGCACCCGCGGCGACGGCTGGTACAGCTTCGACATCGCGGGCGTCCACGTCATCGGGTTGGTGAACACGTTGAACCTCAAGAAGCTCGGGCATCTCGGGGCCGACCAGTTGGAGTTCATCGAGAAGGACGTGGCCTCGTTGTCGTCTGACACTCCCATCATCGTGTTCAGCCACATCCCGCTGTTCGCGATGTATCCCGACTGGGGCTGGGGCACCGACGACGCCACCCAGGCGCTGAGTTACCTGCGCCGGTTCTCGTCGGTGACGTGCCTCAACGGGCATGTCCACCAATTGTTTTCGAAGACCGAAGACAACGTCACGTTCTACAGCGCCACCACCACGGCCTACCCGCTGCCGCATCCCGGCGACGGGCCCGCACCCAAGCCGCTGACCCTGCCCGCCGGTCAGCTGAAGGATGCCCTCGGCATCCGCGAGGTCAGCTACACGCGCGGCCAGAACGTGCTCGCCCTGAAAGAGGAGACTCTGCAATGA